ATTCAAATTTAGTACGAACTGTCAATGGCTTTTGATAGCGCGATTCCTCAGGCTTAAAGTGAGAAAATAAGACGAGGAGAATACCAGGATTAAACCCTACTGGGGCCCATAGTCATGAGCAGCCTCTCCAACATTGTGACGTTATAATGACGTCATCGTTTTTTTAAACGCACCTTCAGTTTCATACAAGGTGCTTCTCAACCCAAGAAATCGGATCatacaatatatttttccttgatGGACAGCTGACATCTATAAACAAAAGTCTTAAAAATTAACTACATGAACATCATACAAAATATTATGTTCATGTTATATTGAGATCGTGCTCAAATATAGTAAATACTTCAGAgcaaaataaaaactaaaaaaaacctCTAAATTAATCATACCTAAGAGAAACACAGAAGTTGTTGAGTAAGAGAAGACGATTAAGAGGAAGAGGATAACATGAATAATTACAAAACTAGGAAGCGAAGggggaaataaataaagaattttaaaaaatatcgtGAAACAAAGGAAAATGAGAGACGGAGAAAAGGAACAAACTGGAAGAAAGAAAGACGTTGAGAAAGAGAGTTAGATGGCATGAACTTGCAAATCTAATCATTCTGCCAGTTCATTTATTGCAATCAAATAGCTTGAGCACAATGCGGAATTATCGTGGGGGCGTTTTATGACCTTATCCTTTTCAAGATAAAACATTATTGCAGTATCGTTGGTTAtaatttattgtcattatcatataCGGGGAATATATTTTCATCGATATAAATGTAGCATATTACACGAACATCCACTTTAAGCAGGCAAAGAAAGTAGTACTGTGACGATTTATgagtttaaaaacaaatacaatgtgCTAGGTGACTTGCCAAGGCCAAGCTATTGTTATCGATTGAAGATTCATTTCATGCTCATGTCTAGATATTTGGGTGGAAAAATGTAAGTCATGACCATAAACATTGGACATGGATTATTCTTTAAAATATAGACTAAAAATATTCTATGAGgtcatttgtttatattttaagTGGATCATGTGCATTAAAATAATACTTTTGCATAACTTAAACCGAGACCTATTCCTTACACGTTAAAAACAATATTNNNNNNNNNNNNNNNNNNNNNNNNNNNNNNNNNNNNNNNNNNNNNNNNNNNNNNNNNNNNNNNNNNNNNNNNNNNNNNNNNNNNNNNNNNNNNNNNNNNNNNNNNNNNNNNNNNNNNNNNNNNNNNNNNNNNNNNNNNNNNNNNNNNNNNNNNNNNNNNNNNNNNNNNNNNNNNNNNNNNNNNNNNNNNNNNNNNNNNNNNNNNNNNNNNNNNNNNNNNNNNNNNNNNNNNNNNNNNNNNNNNNNNNNNNNNNNNNNNNNNNNNNNNNNNNNNNNNNNNNNNNNNNNNNNNNNNNNNNNNNNNNNNNNNNNNNNNNNNNNNNNNNNNNNNNNNNNNNNNNNNNNNNNNNNNNNNNNNNNNNNNNNNNNNNNNNNNNNNNNNNNNNNNNNNNNNNNNNNNNNNNNNNNNNNNNNNNNNNNNNNNNNNNNNNNNNNNNNNNNNNNNNNNNNNNNNNNNNNNNNNNNNNNNNNNNNNNNNNNNNNNNNNNNNNNNNNNNNNNNTTGTTTATTTTTCACCCtattaattattatgattaacaTGATAGGTGAAATTAAATTGTTCAATGTTAATGATCGTGATAATTACTTCCCGAAGACGGAGCAACAAATCCTATTAGAAATTCGGTTATCTCTTCCCTTCCCAAAGTCTCTTCCACTTCTTCTTTTACCTGTCATTTTATGCTGCAATGACGTCATGGATGACGTTATTCTGGTACTTTAAACCGAATTAATATCTGGCGCCTGATTTTCTACCCCCTGTTGCCCTAAAGGATGTCTCTATCAATTCAAGAGAAAATCAGCGTACGAACAGGGTTCGGTACAAAACGAAATCAACGGAGGAGCTGTTTTACCACTTATCAAATTACAGACGATGTCACTGGCATACACTTGTAAGTTTAAACATCAAGTGAGATTATTCCCCTCATTTCAATTTCGAAAAGGGAATACCAGTCTCAATATCAATTTAATTTGTATGATAAGACAGCGATTATGTGGCGAGGTAAAAGGAAACAATTAAGGcagaataacttttttttaccaaaaaaaagtacATGAGTTGAAAATGTCTCAAATTGAACATACATGTTGACTGTTTTTCATGTATAAGACGATTTGGAATTCATCGCCTTACCTATAAGAATTCATTTCACGAATTCGGATTCCCTGGAGTGGTGGTTACTATTCATTTCCCTATCATTTATGACCATTTTCCATGCCATTTAGAGCCAGAAAAGAACATGCacagaaaattgattttttttttttgaagaaaatcaTGCTTCCGCTATTCGGAACGGGGATTTCGCTCCACCCGTCTCAAGTTCCCATTGTATATCGATGTCGCAAGGGATTTTTAACGAGAGATATTTTGGATGATAAACGTAAAAAGGAAATGTCTGTAGAGTAATGTATGTCGGGGCTGGTGAATACATTCTGGCATTTGGAATTTATATTCAGGGTCGTTATTCATACTGATGAtccaaaacaggaaatgaaaagaaaaaaaatgtactatcATGATAATCTGCATTGTTAAAGACGAATCATTGAAGGCTGTAAGGGTTTGTTGGTAATCATGCCAACTGTGGACCACCTGCCTTTGAAGAATATCTGCATGGAGTCTGCATCACTCTACGTTCACTTGGTCTACAGACAATTTATTTCCAAGCTAGTCCAATACTGCGTGGGCTAAACCTATTTGGTCCACTACCAATTTAGCCTagttatcatttagtctaatacccGGAAGTTTTTAGGCTACCTTGAAGTAATTTCTCGtaattttaaaagtattttgcTGAAGGAATTTTCATACGACTTCTACAGTATACAATGTTGTAGAATTGTAAGCTATTTTTAAGGGAAGTTTGAATATTCCTTGAAGTACATATCATTTGCACGTATAAGCATAGAGCTCATAATTTTAGTGAGAGCATACCAGAATTTTCTTTTCCCCATAGAATACTGTTTCTTGAAATTCCGACCTTCCGTACTCCATAAGTGACAACTTTAGACCGAAAAGTAAAAATAGTACTGATAACAGTAAGATTGTCAACGAAGTGACTTTTCCAGTAAGTcattacaataataaataataaatacatttggGTCAAATTTTAGTTCCTCCCTCTGAATCATTTtacacttttttaaattatcattttattcggtttttctttgttattttgtatcattttcagGATTGTTTTACAAACGTCCAACACGTGCTTACAATGACACTGTGTCAATAATCATAGAATAACAATTTGTTATAACGGTACGATAATTGCAACAATAGAAAATATTCTGTAAAAATAGAGTAGTTAGAAGAAATGATGGcacaaagagagagaggaggtgGGGGGAAATGACGATAGCCTGATCATTATACATGAATGTTTTATGTGGAACTATAATCTCCTGCGACAATGCGCGACAAACCGAAAAATTAACTGTCGGCTAAATTTACAATACGTACGTGAGAACACAGAGGACATGAATTAGCCAAATACATTCACATCTGTTCTTCCTCGTCAGAATGACAACCTGGAAAATTCTAATCATGTTATGAATCCTTAAGAGCAAAAACTTTTTATTGGTTCGAAATATAATCTTTACACAAAGAGGAAAGCATTTCTTCTATTTTACATCATGTTACCAGCTCTGCGTAATCATTAGAAGCAAAATAAAACTAGAAATATCACTGAACTTAAAACCATCGTCATCTTGCAACGGTCTTATCTTTATGAGGAATATttagaaattaaaatataaatgtgatagtaatagaagaaataaaagtagtagaagtagtagtggtagtagaaggTCATGGTAGTTGCAGTAGCGTAATAACAGTAGCCTGGGGATAGATATTAGTAGAAATAGTGGTACCAAcagtagtgatagtagtagtagtactagtagtagtagtagtagtaatagtagtagtagtagtagtagttttagtagtagtagtagtagtagtagtagtagtagtagtagtagaaattgTTGTTGTAGCtcgtggtagtagtagtagtagtagtagtagtaatagttgtTATtttagcaatagtagtagttgtagtagtagcagccGCAGTAGCAGGAGTAACTACAGGACGAACAAAACAGAGTAACAATAAAGTAGTATAGTTGCTGACTTGTCAGTTACTGTTTTACCTTTTATATATCTTATCCAATTTCATggcaaaaaaatcttttaaaggGTATCAATTACATGCATCTTTGTTCAAGACTGTTCTCCCGAATCTGACAGTGAGCAAGGTCGCTTCTTCAAGTGTCAACCTTTAAGATCAGTTAACAATCTTGTACTCAATTAGCTTTGATTTGTAGCCATCGTCTGATCGATTACCCCAACATCAAGGATGTCTTGTGAACGCAAAAGTCAATTTGTTGAGAAACGCACactggggatttttttttgacagATTAAAAAGCGCTACAAAGGTTATTTCTCAATTTCTGGTGATGGTCCCAGCCGTGCGTTTGGGGGCATCCTGCTCGTTGAAGTCCACAGTTTTCTTGAGCTTTGACATTTAGTCTCGTAAAACTAGAGGGACTTCCGTGGGCTCGAGATATTATTGCTCTCTCATTCGTGTGGATgggaaatatttcattttacagtTGCACCTTCAAATTATACATGACTAGAACTGATATTGGTAGATTCAGATAACAATACATCGTCTGATGGGACTTATATTTTAGGAGGCTGATAATCTAAGATAGTGACAAAGGCAGGCAAAAGTTGGAAATTTATTCTGTAGCGTGATAAAGCAACTTGAAAACTCACCTCgtataaattaatttaatttgatttctaCGTATGCTATGTCAAGTGATGTAGCATGAACAGTTTTACTTGTATGATGTTACGCCATTCTCTCCCAGCTCTGAAAACCATGAATACAAATTGTTCACGAACAATGTATCTTTGTCCAAATTTCTGGGAACTGAAAAAGAAGAATTGAATCCCCAAACACCATAATCATTCGCTAGGCAATCTACCATTGGGTCAACTAGATCCATGATTTCCATGTGAAGCTAAGTATTTCCGGGGGTGCAGCTTGTCAGACAAAGTAGTATTCGCTATGTTCCAAAGGGCTGTCAAtacttttcttttaaagaaaatacccTGGAACCATATGTATAGTATATGGTTGTAGTACTCAAATTAAGAACTCCTAGATTCTGCAAAAAAAGTTCAGGAACCAGGCCCCATTTCTCGACACCGTAATAAGTCCCCATCATTGGCCTATTTCTTGACTAAATCTGAGATAGTGAGCTACGTGTCCGCTAATCGTTTCTCGAAGCCCTCTATGCCACGATCAAGGACAGCAACATTACTTAATACAATAAAACTCTTCAAGAGAAGAATATGACTTTGGTGATCTTACCTTTGGGTAGACTCCTCATATCTCACACTAAACGATAAAATTCCATAGGCTTCTTCATTGGCATCATCTTTTGACGGTGACTGCGTCTTGTCCAATGTGGTCTGCGCGTCCTCCATCACATAAAGTTCGGGCCGAATCTCCCCGAGATCGCACATCCGAAAGTTCTCGAAGCTACGCCTCCTTCGGGAGTCAACGGGGGAAGGCACTGTGAGTGTACTCGGGCTGGCTCCGGACATGCTCGAGGAGCGCTTTCGGCTTTCATCGTTAGGGTTCGCAAACTGTTCGTCAGGTCGAGGCCTACGCATTGAGGCAGCTCGTTTGATAGGGCTTGTGCCATCTGGTACCTTGGCACTGCCTTCTGAGGAGGTGCTGGCATCATCGTCGCTATAGTACGGGTCCAGCCCTGCATGGAAATGAATAAGGACAGATGTCGAAGACTTTGTTAATATACATATTGCAGGATTTTCTTTCGTTTTAAGATAAGAATCAGTGTATTTTACTGCTCGGCAGATAGGACCCACCGTGATcaacttattagtaaaaaatgacatttgaataGTTTTGTTTATCATTCATATCCTTGCCAAGCAATTATTACTTATGTATATATTGCAATCATTTATCTCCTTTCTGTTTTTCGCAATTCTATGTAATTCTGTTTCCctatataccatgtatacccaATCCATTTTACATGGTATAAGCTTATGTTtttactcaattttttttcgtgtttcaCCAAACCAAGAAAAAGGGTTGTTCTCCCGTTTTTTCCTATACTATTAATTTCAACGTTTTTCTTGTGTTACTGACTACAGTCTGCTAAGACAAGGTGTGAAAATGTCACTGATTTAATGTGCCATTTTTGGCCGCTGATAAGGTTTGTTTACCTCAAAACCTGTTTtaatccttttcttttcttatacCTTTTCTTCAAGCTGGTAGCGTGTCGCTCTTTTCCGACCTTTGTCAATGATTATTAACATATTAAACTGAAATTGAAGACACGTAAAAAAATGTGTAAGGCTCCCATCACAGTAGTTTTGGAGCGTCTGATTCCGTTATACTACCCGCAACGATGCCAAGCTTGACAAGCACAACTCGGAGAGTAAAGTATGCGAatataatttattaattaatttgtcATTCCGCAtctctaatgacacataaccaCTTTTGATCATTGCAGCTTGTTTATAACAGATATGACGTCACGAATGTCGTGTATTATTAACCGGAGAAGCGTGAGGTAGTCAAAAATAGTTCACGACCTAATTGCCCTACACCGAATCATAATTTGATGGAGAATGCGTCGTTGTAGCAGTGGTCATGTATCAAAGATGTTCGAGTATATCAAATCACATGAAATACATAGACATACTGAGGGATGAACGATACTGTGTGCCAATCTTCATCAATATATGTTagtaaaattcaattttgacaTGTTCAAAAGTTTAAAACGAGTCGCACAGTCTGTTGTACTTTTAAAACCAGCTGAAGATTTTATTATAATAGTGGAATAGACAGACGCACTAGTTTCCCAGATGTCTTTAAACAGTAGTATCCTGCGAAATTGTTTGAAGTCTTGTAAGTCACAACCTGTTAGCCTGGATGTGTCTGTACTCTGCCGTCGCCTAAAAGAAGCACCGAGAATACTTGTTATGTACTTTCGATGACCTAATTGCGTCAGTGCGTTGACTTGTCTGTTTGtcgttattttgtttatttgttgtgGGGTATATTTCCCAATCGTCGCGTTTGTTTCCTGTTTTTAATTGTATCACGTATTCTCCGTATTCTTCGTTGTCATATCGAACAAAATTACTTGatgtttcaaaaaaaaaattgggaataCGCCTACAATATGTAATCCTCCTTTTTATAACAAATTCGTTTAgttgatgataaaaaaatttcgttgtaggcccgtattctgaactagAGTCTAaattaaactctggtctaaaaaTGTGGTTTCACTATGGAATGTAAGTTGTGGCACAGATATTTAACAACACAGGTTCAATTTATCAGCTCATGTGACACTCAAAACAATCATAAATGTCTAGTGATGATGACTAAAACAGTTTTCTCCACCATTAAAGTGTGCGGGAAGAGAAAGTAAACATGATGAACATAGTTACAATGTAAATAAAGGGTTAACATTTATTGCTTCCCTTAATATTAACGCAGAGTTAAACCATAGCTTAAGTGGAAACTTCACTTCAGAATACGAGTCATACTGTTGAGGACGCGTCACATAACCTTTTATAGAACGGCTTCATGAAATATGACAATGGAATCTAACTATTTACTGAGCACTTCATTCAAGATAGAAAATGACAGGAGTGTCACATTTCATACCTGTCGTATGCCAGTTGTTTATGTGGCGGGTTCGAATGTAGAGCATGCTCCGCAAATGGGCAGTCAATAGAAGATTAGTTTACTAACTTCATCATGTTCAGTTTGTTATATCATTTACTAAAGAAACAAGTCTATCACCATTCTCCGGAAAAAAATCTTATGACTATGGTGTAatcgtcgtggtgtagcggttctgactctcgctttgtaatcagagggtcgtgtttTCGAATCCCACCAaggctttttttcttttttgttagcGTTGTTATCGTATCGcttatttcttcatttcatttgttttcgtATAGAAATGAAAAACGGGGAGGTATATGATGAATTTGCTCGCCACCTTCCCGCCTCCCCCAACCATCACAactgttattttatttcattatcagaTTTTCACAAACCCTCCTGTATGATCGACTTGAATAAGGAGAGTTCTGTTTATGTTAAAGAATGCAAAGCCACAAGAGGGCGAACCGTTTCAGGTATCCTATAGAAGTACGCAGTTGGGATACATGCAGTTACTCGTCCACGAGCGCATTCGCATGGAATCACGACGCTTTCTTTAAAGTTTAATCATGTACTTTACTCTATAATCCCAGTGCAATGAACCCATCTATGAACTTACATTGACATCTATGACAGCTGATATTGGTATAAGGGGGTTTAAACATACTGAAAAAGAAGGGACGGAATCGATATTGCTGATGCAACTTGTTAAATCGTTATTTGAGCTCAAAAGGGGCACTACAGGCCGTCGACGATTTCTATTAGCCTAGCAGCTGAGTAATGAATCATGTAATTCCAAGGAGACATCAATGTTTATCCCAACATACATGCAAAAtctggattttcttttttctgatgAAGCGAAAACATAACTTAGTCTTcgatgattttcattttatttttattatcttacTTTGAAACGTGAACCAAGAACAATATTAAAAGCTTGTAGAAACACCCCATAACTTCACGCAAAATTGCATGTATGATTTTAACGATCACTGGTATTACTTTTGCATCTCTTCAATCTAACCTTACCATTTgctaaaatgcatttttagtTTAGGACAAAGACACGTTGTATTACAGCCTGATTGACGAAAAGcattgttaatgtgtatcaaattATAATATTCTTTCGGAAATAAAACGAGGCACAATAAAACTACATGCAACCAAAGCAATCAGGATTTTTAAAGAGAATGTTGCTTAGCTCTGCCTTACTCTTAAATACTAGCAACTTTTATGATACGGATGGGACGAGGGGATCCCCTCGAATTTCTAAACCGTATACAGCTACAAATGGAGAATGGTCCACTTGCCCACCCCCACGATTGGACCAAAAATGTGCAGCTATCACCGCGCCTCGACACCGGTATAAGCTTCCGAATCAAGTTACAAATTAATCAATCTATATTCAATGATGTGGTTACTGAAATAACACCCAAAACGCGTGTTCTTTGGTGAAATGATTTAAGTTATTACTATTCAGGTATGCAGGGGGAATTAATAGGGGGCCCCGAGGAAAGAATTTCAATGCAAGTTGAAATTCACTCTGCTTCGTCAAACGagtactgggataaattaatttgGTTTGCAGATGTACTTATACACTCTTTAATATTGCATGACAATATGAATTATTCAGTTGGAAGATGCGAAAACAATCACCTAGCGTGACTCTAATCGATTTCACACcagatacatgtagttccaAGTCGTATTCCAGCATGATGAAAGACTTTCAAATCGTACCATAAATCGAACGACAACCAGTAAAACATATAAACATTAATATTAGGCTTACACAAATAATTACCCTTCATTACTATTCTACAAAAACACATAATCTTTAGATGACCTTGGCAATGTGGCATAAAGAAATTGCCATTAAAAAACCCTCTCACAAAAAAGGTATGGTAAAATGTATAACCCAGAGTTTTCTACGTTCACAAAGGATTCAGCAACAGGGCCCTCTTTGGTAAACAAATATCGAGCCAATGGTAAGCCACACTGCTTGACgcgaaaaaaatcatatttcaaagatctgggtcccgtcttacacagagttacgattgatccaatcactcctaactatatggaaatccatctgtgtcttatttttttctacataaaattctaaaaatgtcctttgtaaacaaaggcaaacacaccaaattgtcaagaaaacaaataatttatgtaatttacgtcatatctagaaaacattttgaacattcatgcattttagatgttgatgttacTGGCCGTCGATTATTGTGATTGATCGATCGGATCAATCCCAACTCTTTGTAAGGTGGAGCCCAGATAGTACATCTTTTAAACTTCGTTACTACATAGtaaccacatttttttttcctgtggacacaattaaaaagtaaactgatacaattaaaaagtaaacttcTACAACAGCATACCGGAAAAAGCACTGTATCCGTATAAACCGATAAAGAAAGCACCGGTGCTGGTCATGGTATGATTAGTGTCAACGATGCCTTGAAGTAGAGACTTGTGATATGAGAAACATTTTTAAAGATAGCTATGTTGATAAAGCGATTTTTATGGCGCGAATCATGATAATGTCTCTAACTGCTTTGAATGTTCACGTGCAATTTCGTGCGGAATTCCTTTTCTGGCCAAGCAACAGCAGAATCCTACGACGATGTGATGAAAGATAAATTTGACCTTTGAAAacagattttcttttttttactctccTCGCATCCATCATAATCCTTCAATCTCGGTGAAAATTGTGTGTATTTAAAACTACCTCCATCTTCGCCTACTTTACTCAACAAACAGCATACTGTTTGTACAAAACGTTACGAGTATTCGGACGAAGCCGTTGTTTACAGATCAGGAGCTTCATAGAATACTGGAACGAAATATTTTCTTTGCCCGGAAGGAATAGTTTTGTATCTTATTTCAAAGCTCCCATTTTATGCCGGTTTTTTTTTGCGAATGCTgaccttttttatttcacaaaggAGTTGGGACCAACTCTACAAAATCAACTCAAATCTAAGTATAGCCAGTCAAAAAAGTGCGTTCATTACTTAAGTTTGTTTATATGagaatttttcaaacaaaaaatgtaATGCAGGCAGTGGAGGATACGTCATTAGTGATGTGACAGTtccagaaaataaaaataatcttgtGACTGGACCAAGACAAAGTAGCTTAATGAGCTAAGGAAGATTAACGGACAGATATGGTGCACGTGGgcaaaattttataaaatgctgcgagcgagcagaaaattacatttacaatacaaaaatatatgtatgcgatatttttattacatataTCAAGAAACTATCATCATatatccccctcccccttccttatctttatctttgattttctgcctacttttttcatttcccgTAAAACTTTTGGGGTGCATGCCGAAACTTTTCATCTTTATGCCACTGCCATGACAGTAATGTACTATCCGAAGACGGGACTTatactcttaaaacaaatcagtcaaattgactagaccagtagtcaacTGGGAGCAACttatatggcaatcactgatattcacatttctgacatgtattctagtcagaaataactcttttctagtaaaatatgactagaaaatagtcaaatatgactagaataacagttgcacccagctgaccctattaactagtcatttttgactgatttgttttttactCAGCTCTCCAGATAACGCATTTTTTCATTGAACGTCTTGGAAACATAAATCAGCAAAAAAAACCATCCCATCGTTATAAATTTGATTTCCATCAGACGAATGGTTATCAAAGATGATTTAACTATATCAAGAAACATGTACGCCTGAAAAGGGGGCCGTTTCGTTCAAACATACTAAATTTTGGGAGATCCCACTTGCTACTTTGGCCAAAACTTGTTGGTTTGTGGTCTAAGACAATGTGGTCAACGCAATCTCTTCCTTATTGAATTATTGAAAAGAATCAATGACACTTTTCCTTACAAAGTGCTTTCTTCTGACAatgataaaaacacaaataaacaatgaaattaaatctaacCTTAAATGCTATTTTGAATTATCGAATCTCCCCCAGTGCTGCCCTTATTCCAGTCCTTTATAGAACGATCAATATAACTCGTCGTGCACGCCGAAAAGTGAATCGCACACGCAAGTTACTATTCTTGCTCCTTTAGAGCAGAATTTAAAACTTGCAAATTTCCGTTTAAACGTTGTTCCGTTATAACGAAGATATTCGTAATAACAAGAACAAAAGGAAGGTGATATTACACAAAAAAACTTATTGCATATTGCAAGGATTTGCATAATTCTTTGTGTAAACAGCTGTATGTATTCTATCGTGAATATGCAATGGGGAAGTCGATAATGTCATGTCTCAATTTTCTTGCTTACATTCAATCAaactaatttcatttcatttttctgctCAGAGTGCTGCAATACAACTTCCTATAGATAATCAGTAGCGAACCTTATTTTgtaacaagaaaaatatgtttactCAACATTAAAAAGTAGAATgctaaatatttcatgtaaatatgatttttaaaacgAGGTAAAGGTGTGCCACCATTAAAAACGTTTAATAGAACAGtttctttgtgatttttcatttgattttgattcagTTGGCAGATTCACGTAAGTAATGTGATTTTAGTTATACCCCTTTaacttttatttgcatttgcCATTGCAAAACCTGCGCTCTGTCTGCTCTCATTACAATGAAATTACCTTGTTATGACGCTGAACATATTCGTTTCCACCAGGATAAATGAGTAAAGCTCTGGCTCTAAATATAACGAAATCAGTTGCGAACTTCTAGGGCATTACTAGTCAGTCCAGTAGTTGTTTGTGGAGGCTGACGAGGTATTACGCAGTGCACGTGTATGAGCTTGAAGAGCACATTAGGAAAAGTAAGATACATTTGGAGAGACCAATCAATCTCCCTGCAGGTTCCACTTATTCAAACAGGAAACACTTCCCCAATGGATGACAGTTCagtttcaaccccccccccccctctctctctctctctctctctttctatctctccctctctcttttccgttatttctccattttctctctctcactcactccTCCCTACCTCTCTCTAGAAAGATAACATATTTTAAGTCAATTTTTCTAGGACACGGGGATGCGACGTTAATGGCGAAATGGTataaaatattgtgattttcttttatttcatttgttgatttacttattttccaaatttgtttttctgCCTTTTTGTGGGGGGGCTTGAAAGCTTATAGACTGTATTCTACGATTACCGTTCAATGAAATCGGACAGAACCACACATCCATAAAGAACGATTTGCTTTTAAGAAATAGAATATACAACAATATAGGCACAACAAACATGACAATCATAAGTCATACGGATATCCAAATAATGgagatcatgatgataataacaataaatcataaatggtggtgatgatgatgattattatgaccatgaaaatgatatgattattcatctttttattatACCTTGCCGAACACTATCAATGCCATACGAGAAATTGGGGTTATGACGTTGGTTACACTGGACTCATAACCAGGTCAAAAGCGTAATACGTATTCTCCAGTTTCAGTATAGTAGGAAGGGATTTTTTCGGGATTTTTTTAATAGTGTCAAATCGCCCAGGGCGAGCTGACCGGTCTTCTTTGCAT
This region of Lytechinus variegatus isolate NC3 chromosome 18, Lvar_3.0, whole genome shotgun sequence genomic DNA includes:
- the LOC121432241 gene encoding uncharacterized protein LOC121432241 isoform X2, whose translation is MDLKALPTVKSRAGSIVSHVMRGLGLDPYYSDDDASTSSEGSAKVPDGTSPIKRAASMRRPRPDEQFANPNDESRKRSSSMSGASPSTLTVPSPVDSRRRRSFENFRMCDLGEIRPELYVMEDAQTTLDKTQSPSKDDANEEAYGILSFSVRYEESTQR
- the LOC121432241 gene encoding uncharacterized protein LOC121432241 isoform X1, whose translation is MNLGNTASAVMDKLCGCCCANWCERLRHTDSATAIVPRVKAPSQSDTRWKRLSSGRRATTSPPSPLGSAELLRVQPGLDPYYSDDDASTSSEGSAKVPDGTSPIKRAASMRRPRPDEQFANPNDESRKRSSSMSGASPSTLTVPSPVDSRRRRSFENFRMCDLGEIRPELYVMEDAQTTLDKTQSPSKDDANEEAYGILSFSVRYEESTQR